DNA from Daucus carota subsp. sativus chromosome 1, DH1 v3.0, whole genome shotgun sequence:
AGGAAAGCAGGGAATGAAGCCACATGCAATGTATTGAAGGGGAACCAGGAAAGCGTGAATTTGGTAGAAAGAAAGCACACAAGAATAGACCACGAAACATTATACAGGATGCCCAATTCCAGATAACCCGAAACAACATTATcatatgaaataataatgaaatactCTATTTACGTAAAATTTCCAGAAGTAAAGTATCTGTGCCCAGCAACTTACTGGAAAGTTAAGAATATAAAGTTCCTTCCAAAGCAGACATACAAATAACAAACACCAGGAATCATTTTATTTGCTATGGTGCTTAGCAACAGGTGTGACTTGCAACACGAGAATGTAAGCGACCTGTAACAACTATTtaacaaaaatcacatacattaTTCTGCTAATAACCTAGATTAATTGCTAAATGCAAACTGCGCAATCAAGAGGGAACTATTCTACTTCCACATACAGTAAAACTTAATACTGATGTCAATTCCTAGGGAAAGGATAGTAACAGAATCATCAGTGGATCTATATGAATATGACACAGTTCTTAGTTGTTAATTGAAGTAACTTAGAGCAAGAATATGAATAAGCCCTATGTATAGTAACTAAAAAGTATAAATCTCTTCAAACCACCTAGTAGAGCcttgttttatatttaattcttgAGACTTCGGAGTACATTGGTGAAAGAGCGCCGACTGCCGAGGCAAGTAAAGTAATAAGGAGTCTGAAATATGAGAACTATAGAAACAGAGCAACTCCGGGGCAAAAGAAATCACCACATCTCCAAAAACTTTATATCCAATCACTAAGCTCTAACTTCCGAATAAGAAATTAATGAGGAATATGATAACAATCAAAACATAGTGATATACTGTTACTGCATATTACTTTGGCTTCATCCTAATCAGTTGTAGCATAAGTATGTTTTGTACACAGCACTTGACTTGATGCAATGCAATACCAATACATGAAGCTATAACGGTAGCCCAGGCACCACCAGGACAACACACTCAATTAGAAAGTAACTAACTACCCTTGTACAATCATGAGAAACGCCTTCTTGTTGACTAGGAATTTGCTGCGGCTCTAAGCACAGCTTTAGATCAACTGATTGTAGCTAACATTTCAATGAATATATGTTTAAGCATTAAAAGCACTTGAGAACCCGCTTAGCAGTCAAGCACCCAACTACAATACCTAAAATCAGTTTTGGACTTATGGTGACAGACAGGACTtaccatttttaaatattacatGTGAAACATTCATCTATGATTCCAAGACAGATGCATAAATAaaccaaattatatatatctcgCTATCTATAAGATAGCACTACATATGAATTATCGAGTTGATGATAATTGAGTAACAATTATCAATTATCACCAATCAGCATCGACATAACCAACAATCAAATGCATAGGCAGATACGCATTAGAGATTACGcatgtataaattaattacaaacaagggtacttaattttattatttgcaaTACTAAATGGAATTAAAAAATGTGCAAAAGACCACCAGTAAATTTGTTTCCAATTTACATATCATTAACTTCTATTATAATTCatacaaaagaaaaagaaaagaaggtaCATGTAGCCACTCTAACCGTGATACTAAACATCCAAGTTCTCCATCTGAATGTTGCTCTTGAGAGGCACATATTCCCCTAGATACCCACCAAGATGATCATGTAAAGCTGTCTTATCAATCCCTTCATGATGATAACTCTTGCAGACATAGTAAAACACGCTTTGCACCAACAAACCAACCAAGTTCACAATCACAAGCACACCAACCAAAAACCCGCCAACAACAACTCTTGTAAAAACCCCGTATTCCCAACCATGAACAACCACTGATCCAAACACTCCATTGATCGCAGCACAGACCACCAAATACCCAAAAACCATAAAGAATGCCAAGCCAATCTTCCCCTTCAACAACTCATAACTCTTCTTCATTGCCGCAAACCCGTAAATAGGCTCAAGCACAGAAACAACACTAGCCAAATGCCACAACGCAGTAATATAAACATGAACCACAAGAAACAACACAAAAACAACAATCACAGAAAAAACGAACAGAACTGGATTCTGGGTATCAATTGCCACAATCAAAAGCACAAGAAAACACAAGAAAATCACATTATAAACCACCATAGTCAAAGAAACCCACAGATAAGTAATAAACAGTCTCTTGAACACACCAGGAATCGCAGACAAAGTATTAGAGAAAGACACAGGCTTTGATGTGTACAAAGAAGCCACCGTGAAGACAACAGCAGCAGTGGATAAAAGAGAGAAAGCAAAGAGAAAAATAAGGTAAAAGAACTGGAAAACAAGAAGCTTTGTCCACTCGGAAGAGTGAGATCCATAAGGGTCTTGAATTTGAGACAAAAGGGGGTGTGTAAAAAGTGAGTGAGCTAAGATTGCAAATGACAGAGGGAAGATCAGAGTCAAGGTTATGAGATAAAAAGTTCTTGGAGATAGCTTGGGTATTGAGGTTGATTCTTTCAAGATGTCTGAAACTGTGAGAAACTGAAGCTCTTCAGGGGCAATATCCATGGTGATGATGGTAAAGATCTCAACTTTTTGGGTTTTAATTTCTGGGATTTGAGTGTTGAGATGATGAGATTAATGGGTGGGTGGGGATTGAACTTTCAAGAAGCTTTGGTCAAGGATTTGGGCAATGTTGAGATGCACCGACATAGATCTATCCTTTAGTAtttggtatgtgtgtgtataatacGTGTTAAAAATGTATGCAAATATGTGTATCAATGTCATTGGAACATGTGAAAAGATTGTAAAATGTGGaattaggattttttttttaaaacattttaggATATGTATCAATTATGTTtcgattatttttataaatagttattattatattttatatatatattttttaatttgacaagttttttcaatatatccaaaatttgcgagaaatcatctattaattttgaatctgtCAATTAGGTCCCATTTTCAATTTCTACAATTGTGCCAATCCtcataaaaaattctaaaactATACAACATAGTACTTGCTTGAATAATTGAAATTCCAAAATTCGATCaaaatgataatataattaaaatgataatataaagagcttattgcactttgtaacccacactttggctgattagcaaatcagaccccatactttgaaacgtgacagttTGTAACTCTAAGTTTTATTTAGCTTTCAGTTTGTAACCCTAGcccacacatccgttaaaaacagccgttaattttaactgtttgagaggtaacagtgtgtatattagtttctaacagctactttactccATGTGAcctctcaaaatttatgtatcatatttggaaattatttctgaacatacacaacgatgtaaaacaatttaaaataatttttaaaatacgtatttagatttagaatctgaaaatttatttatttatttttacataaacgatgtaacttatttataaattttaaaattaatacatattttaaaaattacttgtaatttaatatatattgttgtgtgtgttcagaaataattttaaaatataatacataaattttgagaagtcacaGGGGGTAaaatagctgttagaaactaatacacACACTGTTaactctcaaacagttaaagttaactgTTGTTTTTAAAGGATGGGTGGGCCAGGGTTACAAACCGAAAGTTAAATGAAacttagggttacaaactgtcacgtttcaaagtgtggagtctgatttgctaatcagcCAAAGTGTGGGGTTACAAAATGCAATAAGCTCTAATATAAACTTGAACATTCGAAAGAACCGTTGTTGACGTTGTCATTGGAAATTCAacatttaaaaatgaaatacaTTTAAGAAACACAATCTAAATCTAATTTGATAATAATAGTTAATTGTTCAAATTCAAAGAGCTGGATATATAATACTCCTGCAAGAGTCTATTCTCAAAATTCTTGGCCAGCCAGTTACGACTATCAATAAATCTATGTTAGAGAAAGATGGCCTTTTTAAGGACTATGAAACAAAACCATCTGtaatattaaataaagaaaaaagtgGCAATCACAAGAAATTATTAGTTTCATTATGGAATGGGATGAAAGCATACAGTAGGATAAATAATTACAGAAACAGAGTCTTGTTATTCTGTTGGTATGATAATTAGAG
Protein-coding regions in this window:
- the LOC108205790 gene encoding uncharacterized protein LOC108205790; its protein translation is MDIAPEELQFLTVSDILKESTSIPKLSPRTFYLITLTLIFPLSFAILAHSLFTHPLLSQIQDPYGSHSSEWTKLLVFQFFYLIFLFAFSLLSTAAVVFTVASLYTSKPVSFSNTLSAIPGVFKRLFITYLWVSLTMVVYNVIFLCFLVLLIVAIDTQNPVLFVFSVIVVFVLFLVVHVYITALWHLASVVSVLEPIYGFAAMKKSYELLKGKIGLAFFMVFGYLVVCAAINGVFGSVVVHGWEYGVFTRVVVGGFLVGVLVIVNLVGLLVQSVFYYVCKSYHHEGIDKTALHDHLGGYLGEYVPLKSNIQMENLDV